The following proteins come from a genomic window of Blastococcus sp. HT6-30:
- the glnA gene encoding type I glutamate--ammonia ligase: MDRQQEFVLRTLEERDIRFVRLWFTDVSGYLKAVAVAPAEIEAAFAEGIGFDGSAIEGFARVYESDMLAKPDPGTFQVMPAREGRASVTARMFCDITLPDGSPSWADPRHVLRRTLAKAADMGFTFYTHPEIEFFLLKDLPTDGSAPEPADTGGYFDLSTHNVAHDFRREAVFALEAMGISVEFSHHEVAPGQQEIDLRYADALSMADNIMTLRHVVREVALAQGVHATFMPKPFTELAGSAMHTHLSLFEGDRNAFHDPADPMRLSTTGKQFIAGLLTHAREVTAVTNQTVNSYRRLLAGTEAPTAATWGRANRSALVRLPSYKPSKAQSARVEVRSPDSACNPYLTFAVLLAAGLRGIEKGYELPPEAEDDVWSLTDTERRAAGYEDLPVSLGEALTAMQGSELVAETLGEHVFQFFLRNKWEEFNSYRQNVTPFELQRYLPGL; encoded by the coding sequence ATGGACCGACAGCAGGAGTTCGTCCTGCGGACCCTGGAAGAGCGAGACATCCGCTTCGTGCGGCTGTGGTTCACCGATGTCTCCGGCTACCTGAAGGCCGTCGCGGTGGCCCCGGCCGAGATCGAGGCGGCGTTCGCGGAAGGCATCGGCTTCGACGGCTCGGCGATCGAGGGCTTCGCCCGCGTCTACGAGTCCGACATGCTGGCCAAGCCGGACCCCGGCACCTTCCAGGTCATGCCGGCGCGCGAGGGGCGGGCCAGCGTCACCGCCCGGATGTTCTGCGACATCACGCTGCCCGACGGCTCGCCGTCCTGGGCCGATCCGCGCCACGTGCTGCGCCGGACGCTGGCCAAGGCCGCCGACATGGGGTTCACCTTCTACACCCACCCCGAGATCGAGTTCTTCCTGCTCAAGGACCTGCCCACTGACGGCAGTGCCCCCGAGCCCGCCGACACCGGCGGCTACTTCGACCTCTCCACGCACAACGTGGCGCACGACTTCCGGCGGGAGGCGGTCTTCGCCCTGGAGGCGATGGGGATCTCCGTGGAGTTCAGCCACCACGAGGTGGCGCCCGGGCAGCAGGAGATCGACCTGCGCTACGCCGACGCCCTGTCGATGGCGGACAACATCATGACGCTGCGGCACGTCGTCCGTGAGGTCGCGCTGGCCCAGGGCGTGCACGCCACCTTCATGCCCAAGCCCTTCACCGAGCTGGCCGGCTCGGCGATGCACACGCACCTGTCGCTGTTCGAGGGCGACCGCAACGCCTTCCACGACCCGGCCGACCCGATGCGGCTGTCGACGACCGGCAAGCAGTTCATCGCCGGGCTGCTCACCCACGCCCGCGAGGTCACCGCCGTCACCAACCAGACGGTGAACTCCTACCGGCGGCTGCTGGCCGGCACCGAGGCGCCGACGGCAGCGACGTGGGGCCGGGCCAACCGCTCGGCGCTGGTGCGGCTGCCGAGCTACAAGCCGAGCAAGGCGCAGTCGGCGCGGGTCGAGGTCCGCTCGCCGGACTCCGCGTGCAACCCGTACCTCACCTTCGCCGTCCTGCTGGCCGCCGGCCTGCGCGGCATCGAGAAGGGGTACGAGCTCCCGCCGGAGGCCGAGGACGACGTCTGGTCGCTCACCGACACCGAGCGCCGCGCCGCCGGGTACGAGGACCTCCCGGTCAGCCTCGGCGAGGCGCTGACCGCGATGCAGGGCAGCGAGCTGGTCGCCGAGACCCTCGGCGAGCACGTCTTCCAGTTCTTCCTGCGCAACAAGTGGGAGGAGTTCAACTCCTACCGGCAGAACGTGACGCCGTTCGAGCTGCAGCGCTACCTGCCCGGCCTCTGA
- a CDS encoding NAD+ synthase, whose translation MSDQQPVQLRVAMAQVDTRVGDLQGNADLVVRRSADAAGAGAHLVVFPEMTLTGYPPEDLVLRESFARASEQALVDLAVRLADEGLGEVAVVVGYLAHTEGSGPAPVDEPPTDDHRPADANPRRGAPRNAAALLHGGRVVVRYYKRHLPNYGVFDEARYFVPGTELPVVRLHGVDVALTVCEDLWVEGGPCGVAGQAGVDLVVSPNASPYERAKDDLRLPLVRRRAAEAGATIVYCNQVGGQDELVFDGDSMAVAADGTLLARSPQFVEHLATVDLDLDPSSVPERREGRIGPMTVTRHVLSHEPVPAFERRPATIVDPLSDCEEVWRALVLGLKDFIDKNGMPSVVLGMSGGIDSALVAAIAVDALGADRVHGVGLPSKWSSEHSLADAEDAASRLGMHYSVVPIAPMVDAYEASVELSGVAAENLQARVRGTLLMGLSNQHGHLLLATSNKSEVAVGYSTLYGDAAGGFAPIKDVPKTLVWELARWRNAYARGRGETEPIPQNSIDKPPSAELAPGQVDSDSLPSYEELDAVIADYVDRDLGMAELLERGHDAEVVARVLRLVDGAEFKRRQSAPGTKISLKAFGRDRRLPITNRWRETLPTVREGAQA comes from the coding sequence GTGAGTGATCAGCAGCCGGTGCAGTTGCGGGTGGCCATGGCCCAGGTCGACACCCGGGTCGGTGACCTGCAGGGCAACGCCGACCTGGTGGTACGCCGGTCGGCCGACGCGGCGGGGGCCGGGGCGCACCTGGTGGTCTTCCCCGAGATGACGCTGACCGGGTACCCGCCGGAGGACCTCGTGCTGCGGGAGTCCTTCGCCCGCGCCAGCGAGCAGGCGCTGGTCGACCTCGCCGTCCGGCTGGCCGACGAGGGTCTCGGGGAGGTCGCCGTCGTCGTCGGGTACCTGGCGCACACCGAGGGCAGCGGCCCCGCGCCGGTCGACGAGCCCCCGACCGACGACCACCGGCCGGCGGACGCGAACCCGCGCCGAGGCGCGCCGCGCAACGCCGCCGCGCTGCTGCACGGCGGGCGCGTCGTCGTCCGCTACTACAAGCGGCACCTGCCCAACTACGGGGTCTTCGACGAGGCCCGGTACTTCGTGCCCGGCACCGAGCTGCCGGTCGTCCGCCTGCACGGGGTCGACGTCGCGCTGACCGTGTGCGAGGACCTCTGGGTCGAGGGCGGGCCCTGCGGGGTCGCCGGCCAGGCGGGGGTCGACCTCGTCGTCTCCCCCAACGCCTCCCCCTACGAGCGGGCCAAGGACGACCTGCGGCTGCCCCTGGTCCGCCGCCGCGCGGCCGAGGCCGGGGCGACGATCGTCTACTGCAACCAGGTGGGCGGCCAGGACGAGCTGGTCTTCGACGGCGACTCGATGGCCGTCGCCGCCGACGGCACGCTGCTCGCCCGCTCGCCCCAGTTCGTCGAGCACCTCGCCACGGTCGACCTCGACCTGGACCCGTCCTCGGTGCCCGAACGGCGCGAGGGCCGGATCGGCCCGATGACCGTGACCCGGCACGTGCTGTCGCACGAGCCGGTGCCCGCGTTCGAGCGGCGCCCGGCGACGATCGTCGACCCGCTCTCCGACTGCGAGGAGGTCTGGCGGGCCCTGGTGCTCGGGCTCAAGGACTTCATCGACAAGAACGGCATGCCCTCGGTGGTGCTCGGCATGTCCGGCGGCATCGACTCCGCGCTGGTCGCCGCGATCGCCGTCGACGCGCTCGGCGCCGACCGGGTGCACGGCGTCGGGCTGCCGTCGAAGTGGTCCAGCGAGCACTCGCTGGCCGACGCCGAGGACGCCGCGTCGCGGCTGGGCATGCACTACTCCGTCGTCCCGATCGCACCGATGGTCGACGCCTACGAGGCCTCGGTGGAGCTCTCCGGCGTCGCCGCCGAGAACCTGCAGGCCCGGGTGCGCGGCACGCTGCTCATGGGCCTGTCCAACCAGCACGGGCACCTGCTGCTCGCCACGTCCAACAAGAGCGAGGTGGCCGTCGGCTACTCGACGCTCTACGGCGACGCGGCCGGCGGGTTCGCCCCCATCAAGGACGTGCCGAAGACCCTGGTGTGGGAGCTCGCCCGCTGGCGCAACGCCTACGCCCGGGGGCGTGGCGAGACCGAGCCGATCCCGCAGAACTCCATCGACAAGCCGCCGTCGGCGGAGCTCGCTCCCGGGCAGGTGGACAGCGACTCGTTGCCGTCCTACGAGGAACTCGACGCGGTGATCGCCGACTACGTCGACCGCGACCTCGGCATGGCCGAGCTGCTCGAGCGCGGGCAC
- a CDS encoding type 1 glutamine amidotransferase yields the protein MTSSGRLLVVVPSETDPPARLGEWLRAAGLELDERHLGLGDQLPETLEGADGLLVLGGPQSSMDDEATSPELVGVRQLLRQAVDADLPTLAICLGAQLLAQVGGGRTRVGVDGPEVGATLVAKRDVADADPVFGPLPLSPDVVQWHHDEISELPRDATLLAGNPHYPHQAFRVGSCVYGLQFHIETTPEMVRGWAGSDPVGVAASPLDLETLCLRAEAAHDDVADAWQPFAARFADLVRSRTDARA from the coding sequence GTGACTTCCAGCGGCCGCCTGCTCGTCGTCGTCCCGAGCGAGACCGACCCGCCCGCGCGGCTGGGGGAGTGGCTGCGCGCGGCCGGCCTGGAGCTCGACGAGCGGCACCTGGGGCTCGGCGATCAGCTGCCGGAGACCCTCGAGGGGGCCGACGGGTTGCTCGTGCTGGGCGGCCCGCAGTCGTCGATGGACGACGAGGCGACCAGCCCCGAGCTCGTCGGGGTGCGGCAGCTCCTCCGGCAGGCGGTCGACGCCGACCTGCCCACCCTCGCCATCTGCCTGGGCGCCCAGCTGCTCGCGCAGGTGGGGGGCGGCCGCACGCGCGTGGGGGTGGACGGGCCCGAGGTCGGCGCCACGCTCGTGGCCAAGCGCGACGTCGCCGACGCCGACCCCGTGTTCGGCCCGCTGCCGCTCTCGCCCGACGTCGTGCAGTGGCACCACGACGAGATCTCCGAGCTGCCGCGCGACGCCACCCTGCTGGCGGGCAACCCGCACTACCCGCACCAGGCATTCCGGGTCGGCAGCTGCGTCTACGGGCTGCAGTTCCACATCGAGACGACGCCGGAGATGGTCCGCGGCTGGGCCGGGAGCGACCCGGTCGGCGTGGCGGCCTCCCCGCTGGACCTCGAGACGCTGTGCCTGCGCGCGGAGGCCGCCCACGACGACGTCGCCGACGCCTGGCAGCCGTTCGCGGCGCGCTTCGCTGACCTGGTGCGCTCCCGCACCGACGCGCGCGCATGA